One stretch of Nocardia mangyaensis DNA includes these proteins:
- the rpsJ gene encoding 30S ribosomal protein S10: MAGQKIRIRLKAYDHEAIDASARKIVETVTRTGARVVGPVPLPTEKNVYCVIRSPHKYKDSREHFEMRTHKRLIDILDPTPKTVDALMRIDLPASVDVNIQ; encoded by the coding sequence GTGGCGGGACAAAAGATCCGCATCAGGCTCAAGGCCTATGACCACGAGGCGATCGACGCGTCTGCGCGCAAGATCGTGGAGACGGTGACCCGCACTGGCGCCCGCGTGGTCGGGCCTGTGCCGTTGCCCACCGAGAAGAACGTGTACTGCGTCATCCGTTCGCCGCACAAGTACAAGGACTCGCGCGAACACTTCGAGATGCGTACACACAAGCGCCTCATCGACATCCTCGACCCGACGCCGAAGACGGTTGACGCGCTGATGCGCATCGACCTGCCGGCCAGCGTCGACGTCAACATTCAGTGA
- the rplC gene encoding 50S ribosomal protein L3, whose amino-acid sequence MTDNKNRPAAGILGTKLGMTQVFDEKNRVVPVTVIKAGPNVVTQIRTVERDGYSAVQIAFGAIDPRKVNKPTSGQFAKAGVTPRRHVTEIRVADASTFEIGQELSADVFEEGTYVDVTGISKGKGFAGTMKRHGFKGQGASHGAQAVHRRPGSIGGCATPGRVFKGMRMSGRMGNDRVTTQNLSVHKVDAENGLLLVKGAIPGRKGNVVIVKSAVKGGAHA is encoded by the coding sequence ATGACTGACAACAAGAACCGGCCCGCAGCCGGCATCCTGGGCACCAAGCTCGGCATGACCCAGGTCTTCGACGAGAAGAACCGCGTCGTCCCGGTCACCGTCATCAAGGCGGGCCCGAACGTGGTCACCCAGATCCGCACCGTGGAGCGCGACGGCTACTCGGCCGTTCAGATCGCTTTCGGCGCCATCGACCCGCGCAAGGTGAACAAGCCGACTTCCGGCCAGTTCGCCAAGGCCGGTGTCACTCCGCGTCGCCACGTCACCGAGATCCGCGTCGCGGACGCCTCCACCTTCGAGATCGGCCAGGAGCTTTCCGCCGATGTCTTCGAAGAGGGCACCTACGTCGACGTGACCGGAATCAGCAAGGGCAAGGGCTTCGCCGGCACCATGAAGCGTCACGGCTTCAAGGGCCAGGGCGCCTCGCACGGTGCGCAGGCTGTGCACCGTCGCCCGGGTTCCATCGGTGGCTGCGCCACTCCCGGCCGCGTGTTCAAGGGCATGCGTATGTCGGGCCGTATGGGTAACGACCGCGTCACCACGCAGAACCTCTCGGTTCACAAGGTCGACGCCGAGAACGGCCTGCTCCTGGTCAAGGGCGCGATCCCTGGCCGCAAGGGCAACGTCGTGATCGTCAAGAGCGCCGTGAAGGGTGGTGCGCACGCATGA
- the rplD gene encoding 50S ribosomal protein L4, translating to MTSSAVSTEKKAANLTLTVKAAGGKTEGTVELPAEIFDVTANVSLMHQVVVAQLAAARQGTHSTKTRGEVRGGGKKPYRQKGTGRARQGSTRAPQFAGGGTVHGPQPRDYSQRTPKKMKAAALRGALSDRARNERIHVITELVAGQTPSTKSAKDFLAELSDRKKFLVVVGREDVAAWKSVANLQNVLPIAPDQLNTYDVLNSDELVFSVEALNAFVHGPAEAAQEESK from the coding sequence ATGACCAGCTCCGCAGTAAGCACGGAGAAGAAGGCCGCAAATCTCACGCTGACCGTCAAGGCCGCGGGCGGCAAGACCGAAGGCACCGTCGAGCTCCCCGCGGAGATCTTCGACGTGACCGCCAACGTCTCGCTGATGCACCAGGTCGTCGTCGCTCAGCTCGCCGCCGCGCGCCAGGGCACCCACTCCACGAAGACTCGTGGTGAGGTCCGTGGTGGTGGCAAGAAGCCGTACCGGCAGAAGGGCACCGGCCGCGCCCGTCAGGGTTCGACCCGTGCGCCGCAGTTCGCCGGTGGTGGCACCGTCCACGGCCCGCAGCCGCGCGACTACAGCCAGCGGACCCCCAAGAAGATGAAGGCCGCCGCCCTGCGCGGTGCCCTCTCCGACCGGGCCCGCAACGAGCGCATCCACGTGATCACCGAACTGGTCGCGGGTCAGACCCCGTCGACCAAGTCCGCCAAGGACTTCCTGGCCGAGCTTTCGGACCGCAAGAAGTTCCTGGTCGTGGTCGGTCGCGAGGACGTCGCCGCGTGGAAGAGCGTGGCGAACCTGCAGAACGTGCTGCCGATCGCCCCGGATCAGCTCAACACCTACGACGTCCTCAACAGCGACGAACTGGTGTTCAGCGTCGAGGCCCTGAACGCCTTCGTTCACGGTCCCGCCGAGGCGGCCCAGGAGGAGAGCAAGTGA
- the rplW gene encoding 50S ribosomal protein L23, giving the protein MSTIADPRDILLAPVISEKSYGLIEEGTYTFLVHPDSNKTQIKIAVEKVFGVKVTSVNTANRQGKRKRTRFGYGKRKDTKRALVTISADSKPIEIFGGPVA; this is encoded by the coding sequence GTGAGCACCATCGCCGACCCCCGCGACATCCTGCTCGCACCGGTCATCTCGGAGAAGTCCTACGGACTGATCGAGGAAGGCACCTACACCTTCCTGGTGCACCCGGATTCGAACAAGACGCAGATCAAGATTGCCGTCGAGAAGGTCTTCGGCGTCAAGGTGACCAGCGTCAACACCGCCAACCGTCAGGGCAAGCGCAAGCGGACCCGCTTCGGTTACGGCAAGCGCAAGGACACCAAGCGCGCGCTCGTGACCATCTCGGCCGACAGCAAGCCCATCGAGATCTTCGGAGGACCGGTCGCGTAA
- the rplB gene encoding 50S ribosomal protein L2: MAIRKYKPTTPGRRGSSVSDFAEITRSTPEKSLLRPLTKSGGRNAHGRITTRHRGGGHKRAYRVIDFRRLDKDGIPAKVAHIEYDPNRTANIALLHFADGEKRYIIAPKGIKQGSPIESGPTADIKPGNNLPLRNIPTGTTIHNVELRPGGGAKMARAAGMSIQLLGKEGPYATLRMPSGEIRRVDVRCRATVGEVGNAEQSNINWGKAGRMRWKGRRPTVRGVVMNPVDHPHGGGEGKTSGGRHPVSPWGQPEGRTRKPNRPSDKLIVRRRKTGKKR, encoded by the coding sequence ATGGCAATCCGTAAATACAAGCCGACTACGCCGGGCCGTCGTGGCTCCAGCGTCTCGGACTTCGCCGAGATCACCCGGTCGACGCCGGAGAAGTCGCTGCTGCGCCCGCTCACCAAGTCCGGTGGTCGTAACGCGCACGGTCGCATCACCACGCGTCACCGCGGTGGCGGTCACAAGCGTGCCTACCGCGTCATCGACTTCCGTCGACTGGACAAGGACGGCATCCCGGCCAAGGTCGCTCACATCGAGTACGACCCCAACCGCACCGCCAACATCGCACTGCTGCACTTCGCCGACGGCGAGAAGCGCTACATCATCGCGCCGAAGGGCATCAAGCAGGGCAGCCCGATCGAGTCCGGCCCCACGGCCGACATCAAGCCGGGTAACAACCTGCCGCTGCGCAACATCCCGACCGGTACCACGATCCACAACGTGGAGCTGCGTCCGGGCGGCGGCGCCAAGATGGCCCGTGCCGCAGGCATGAGCATCCAGCTGCTGGGCAAGGAAGGGCCGTACGCGACCCTGCGCATGCCCTCCGGTGAAATCCGCCGTGTCGACGTGCGCTGCCGCGCCACCGTCGGCGAGGTCGGCAACGCCGAGCAGTCCAACATCAACTGGGGCAAGGCCGGCCGTATGCGCTGGAAGGGCCGTCGTCCCACCGTCCGTGGTGTCGTCATGAACCCGGTCGACCACCCGCACGGTGGTGGTGAGGGCAAGACCTCCGGTGGTCGCCACCCGGTCTCCCCGTGGGGTCAGCCTGAGGGCCGCACCCGCAAGCCCAACCGCCCGAGCGACAAGCTCATCGTCCGCCGCCGCAAGACCGGCAAGAAGCGCTAA
- the rpsS gene encoding 30S ribosomal protein S19, with product MPRSLKKGPFVDDHLLAKVDVQNEKGTKQVIKTWSRRSTIIPDFIGHTFAVHDGRKHVPVFISDNMVGHKLGEFAPTRTFKSHVKDDRKSKRR from the coding sequence ATGCCACGCAGCCTCAAGAAGGGCCCGTTCGTCGACGACCACCTCCTCGCGAAGGTGGACGTCCAGAACGAAAAGGGCACGAAGCAGGTCATCAAGACCTGGTCGCGTCGCTCGACCATCATCCCCGATTTCATCGGCCACACTTTCGCCGTCCACGACGGTCGCAAGCATGTCCCGGTGTTCATCTCGGACAACATGGTCGGCCACAAGCTTGGTGAGTTCGCGCCGACCAGGACGTTCAAGAGCCACGTCAAGGACGACCGGAAGAGCAAGCGGCGATGA
- the rplV gene encoding 50S ribosomal protein L22, producing MTETIQNPTARATAKHVRVTPMKARRVVDLVRGKSVEDALAILRFAPQAASEPVAKVVASAAANAENNLGLNPATLVISTAFVDEGATMKRFQPRAQGRAFRIRKRTSHITIEVESVPTTGAATRSRRKGGAK from the coding sequence ATGACTGAAACCATTCAGAACCCGACTGCACGCGCAACCGCCAAGCACGTTCGGGTCACCCCGATGAAGGCCCGTCGAGTCGTGGACCTGGTCCGCGGCAAGAGCGTCGAGGACGCGCTGGCGATCCTGCGGTTCGCACCGCAGGCTGCCAGCGAGCCCGTGGCCAAGGTCGTGGCTTCGGCCGCGGCGAACGCCGAGAACAACCTCGGCCTCAACCCGGCCACCCTGGTCATCTCGACTGCTTTTGTCGACGAGGGCGCCACCATGAAGCGTTTCCAGCCGCGGGCCCAGGGCCGCGCGTTCCGGATTCGCAAGCGCACCAGCCACATCACCATCGAGGTCGAGAGCGTGCCCACCACCGGCGCTGCCACTCGTAGCCGCCGGAAGGGAGGGGCAAAGTAA
- the rpsC gene encoding 30S ribosomal protein S3, whose protein sequence is MGQKINPHGFRLGITTDWKSRWYADKQYAEYVKEDVQIRKLLATGMERAGISKVEIERTRDRVRVDIHTARPGIVIGRRGAEADRIRAELEKLTKKQVQLNILEVKNPESDAQLVAQGVAEQLSNRVAFRRAMRKAIQSAMRSPNVKGIRVQCSGRLGGAEMSRSEFYREGRVPLHTLRADIDYGLYEAKTTFGRIGVKVWIYKGDIVGGRRELTAAAAAPERPRRERPSRPRRSGSTGTTATSTEVGRAATAVAEAPAESQEG, encoded by the coding sequence ATGGGACAGAAAATCAATCCCCATGGCTTCCGCCTCGGTATCACCACCGACTGGAAGTCGCGTTGGTACGCGGACAAGCAGTACGCGGAATACGTGAAGGAAGACGTTCAGATCCGCAAGCTCCTCGCCACTGGCATGGAGCGGGCCGGCATCTCGAAGGTCGAGATCGAGCGCACCCGTGATCGCGTTCGTGTGGACATCCACACCGCGCGTCCCGGCATCGTGATCGGTCGCCGTGGCGCGGAGGCCGACCGCATCCGCGCCGAGCTGGAGAAGCTCACCAAGAAGCAGGTCCAGCTGAACATCCTCGAGGTCAAGAACCCCGAGTCGGATGCGCAGCTGGTTGCTCAGGGTGTTGCCGAGCAGCTCAGCAACCGTGTGGCGTTCCGTCGTGCGATGCGTAAGGCCATTCAGTCGGCCATGCGTTCGCCGAACGTCAAGGGCATCCGCGTGCAGTGCTCGGGCCGCCTCGGTGGCGCCGAAATGTCGCGCTCGGAGTTCTACCGTGAGGGTCGCGTCCCGCTGCACACGCTGCGCGCGGACATCGACTATGGCCTCTACGAGGCCAAGACCACCTTCGGTCGCATCGGTGTGAAGGTCTGGATCTACAAGGGTGACATCGTCGGTGGTCGTCGTGAGCTGACCGCCGCCGCTGCTGCTCCGGAGCGCCCGCGCCGCGAGCGTCCGAGCCGCCCGCGTCGTTCCGGCTCCACCGGTACCACCGCGACCAGCACCGAGGTCGGGCGCGCCGCCACCGCAGTGGCGGAGGCTCCGGCAGAGAGTCAGGAGGGCTGA
- the rplP gene encoding 50S ribosomal protein L16, translating to MLMPRRVKHRKQHHPSRSGMSKGGTAVAFGEYGIQALEPAYVTNRQIESARIAMTRHIKRGGKIWINIYPDRPLTKKPAETRMGSGKGSPEWWVANVKPGRVMFEMSYPNEEIAREALRRAMHKLPMKCRIVTREEQF from the coding sequence ATGCTGATGCCCCGTAGGGTCAAGCACCGCAAGCAGCACCACCCGAGTCGTTCCGGCATGTCCAAGGGCGGCACCGCGGTGGCGTTCGGTGAGTACGGCATCCAGGCTCTCGAGCCCGCCTACGTCACCAACCGTCAGATCGAGTCGGCGCGTATCGCGATGACCCGCCACATCAAGCGTGGCGGCAAGATCTGGATCAACATCTACCCCGACCGCCCGCTCACCAAGAAGCCTGCCGAGACCCGCATGGGTTCCGGTAAGGGTTCGCCGGAGTGGTGGGTCGCGAACGTGAAGCCCGGACGGGTCATGTTCGAGATGTCTTACCCGAACGAGGAGATCGCTCGCGAGGCCCTGCGCCGCGCGATGCACAAGCTCCCGATGAAGTGCAGGATCGTGACCAGGGAGGAGCAGTTCTGA
- the rpmC gene encoding 50S ribosomal protein L29, which yields MATGTPAAELRELNEEELVARLRESKEELFNLRFQMATGQLDNNRRLRVVRHEIARIYTVMRERELGLATAPAGKGDAA from the coding sequence ATGGCTACCGGAACACCGGCCGCAGAGCTCCGCGAGCTCAACGAAGAAGAGCTCGTGGCCCGCCTGCGTGAGTCGAAGGAAGAGCTGTTCAACCTGCGCTTCCAGATGGCGACGGGTCAGCTCGACAACAACCGTCGACTGCGCGTCGTTCGTCACGAGATCGCGCGCATCTACACGGTCATGCGTGAGCGCGAGCTCGGCCTGGCCACGGCACCCGCTGGCAAGGGAGATGCGGCATGA
- the rpsQ gene encoding 30S ribosomal protein S17 — translation MSEKTEERNSRKVRSGYVVSDKMNKTIVVELEDRHRHKLYGKIIRTTSKVKAHDENEIAGVGDRVQLMETRPLSATKRWRLVEVLEKAK, via the coding sequence ATGAGCGAGAAGACCGAAGAGCGCAACAGCCGCAAGGTACGCAGTGGCTACGTTGTCTCGGACAAGATGAACAAGACGATCGTCGTCGAGCTGGAAGACCGTCACCGGCACAAGCTCTACGGCAAGATCATCCGCACCACCTCCAAGGTGAAGGCGCATGACGAGAACGAGATCGCCGGCGTCGGCGACCGCGTTCAGCTGATGGAGACCCGTCCGCTGTCGGCCACCAAGCGCTGGCGTCTGGTCGAGGTCCTGGAGAAGGCCAAGTAA
- a CDS encoding ribbon-helix-helix protein, CopG family, which yields MAMTLRLNGDDDRRLTELAERLGRSKQDLAQEAIHMYVARQAEAFESMIDSIMDEHAELMRRLA from the coding sequence ATGGCGATGACACTGCGGCTGAACGGAGACGACGACCGGCGGCTGACCGAGCTGGCTGAGCGACTCGGTCGGAGCAAACAGGACTTGGCTCAAGAGGCGATTCACATGTACGTCGCTCGGCAAGCAGAGGCGTTCGAGTCGATGATCGACTCGATCATGGACGAGCACGCGGAGCTGATGCGACGGCTCGCGTGA
- a CDS encoding type II toxin-antitoxin system death-on-curing family toxin produces MIYLDLAEVVAIARAVNKTPHAVADIGLLAGAVQRPKATVFGEEAYPGVFLKAAALLHSIARNHALIDGNKRTAFVASVAMLRLNGYRVRPLPDEQEALMNRIATGDVDVAEIAKSLELWSERSPALHQ; encoded by the coding sequence GTGATCTACCTCGATCTCGCCGAGGTCGTCGCCATTGCCCGTGCGGTGAACAAGACGCCGCACGCCGTAGCTGACATCGGTCTGCTGGCAGGCGCTGTCCAGCGGCCCAAGGCGACAGTGTTCGGTGAAGAGGCATACCCAGGGGTGTTTCTCAAGGCCGCCGCGCTCTTGCATTCGATTGCGCGAAATCACGCGCTGATCGACGGAAACAAGCGGACCGCGTTCGTTGCGAGTGTCGCCATGTTGCGACTGAACGGATACCGCGTTCGCCCACTGCCCGACGAGCAGGAGGCGCTGATGAACCGTATCGCGACCGGGGATGTGGACGTAGCCGAGATAGCGAAGAGCTTGGAGCTCTGGTCTGAGCGGAGTCCAGCCCTCCATCAGTAG
- a CDS encoding energy-coupling factor transporter transmembrane component T family protein, which produces MIRKQHDVLSVEWVKLELLRTAYATRGGLLSRLDARVVLGWYLVFAVVPWLTHNIVTLAALFTITAVTVLLSRVGPLVLGLFTIGLVMESVYLFAAAWMFDGDLRTIMSLLTLTLKLGVISLASMAAFVSLDPEKLSDALISLHAPPLLSFGVSYGYRMLPIMMDEFHTIIDGYRLRSAPPSHRGLLGWRSLLHLSLMLVRSFYPMMLNTAKRTRTTVEALETRGFTFAGENALGREIRLAGLRVGPADIGLLVSTAALIAAAFLLGSQFPVYSRDF; this is translated from the coding sequence ATGATCAGAAAGCAGCACGATGTGCTGTCGGTGGAGTGGGTCAAACTCGAATTGCTGCGCACCGCCTATGCCACCCGCGGCGGGCTGCTGTCGCGACTGGACGCACGCGTGGTGCTCGGCTGGTATCTGGTGTTCGCGGTGGTGCCCTGGCTGACGCACAATATCGTGACGCTCGCGGCGCTGTTCACCATCACCGCGGTGACCGTCCTGCTCAGCCGGGTCGGGCCGCTGGTCCTCGGGCTGTTCACCATCGGCCTGGTCATGGAGAGCGTCTACCTGTTCGCCGCGGCCTGGATGTTCGACGGCGATCTGCGCACGATCATGTCGCTGCTGACGCTCACGCTGAAGCTGGGCGTCATCTCCCTGGCGAGCATGGCGGCCTTCGTCTCCCTCGATCCGGAGAAACTCTCCGATGCGCTGATCAGCCTGCACGCCCCGCCCCTGCTCAGTTTCGGCGTCAGCTACGGGTACCGCATGCTGCCGATCATGATGGACGAGTTCCACACCATCATCGATGGCTATCGCCTGCGCTCGGCGCCGCCCTCGCACCGGGGCCTTCTGGGCTGGCGCTCGCTGCTCCATCTTTCGTTGATGCTGGTGCGCAGCTTCTATCCGATGATGCTCAACACCGCCAAACGCACCAGGACCACCGTGGAAGCCCTGGAGACCCGCGGCTTCACCTTCGCGGGCGAAAACGCGCTCGGCCGCGAAATCCGTCTCGCGGGCCTGCGCGTCGGCCCCGCCGACATCGGGCTGCTGGTGAGTACCGCGGCTCTCATCGCCGCTGCGTTCCTGCTCGGAAGCCAGTTCCCGGTCTACTCCCGCGACTTCTGA
- a CDS encoding ABC transporter ATP-binding protein: MPDVIHVEGLSFRYPGAQQPSLTDVDLVIESGDFVAVVGSNGSGKTTLCKAFNGLIPHFWSGDFSGTVTVDGVDTLDASVAALSHRVGYVYQDFGNQLVRPSVRDDVCFGPLNFGLRDFAARADDAMRLLGIDHLADRYIWELSGGQQHLTALAGVLAMEPAVIVVDEPVAELDPARAEETYRMLARINAERGTTIVVIEHHAEFIARYARSVVLMAGGTVHWHLPVREALSRTGELAGHGIPAPQVIAAVARLAPGAEAPLTVEEAHHALVAAGTTPLESRTVRAETSEDTAAAPVVASLTAVGHGYRDVHGSRSTVLDEVSVCLREGERIAVVGSNGAGKSTLLRLLTGLIVPRTGTVEVNGIDTRTVRPAQLADQVCYLYQHPEQMFLKDSVREEISMFPTQRKRAGTAALVERVLDQLRLTELADRDGRTLSGGQQRRVTLGIGLAMSPTLLLLDEPTSSLDVGTRHDVTGMLDTLSENIRCVVTATHDMQLVAEWATRVLVLDGGRIIADTTPAALFDDPELTDAVRLVPPQISLLGRVLGIHPPPLSVDALVAACTPADLIGAEK, translated from the coding sequence GTGCCGGATGTCATTCACGTCGAGGGGCTGTCCTTCCGCTACCCCGGCGCCCAACAGCCCAGTCTCACCGACGTGGACCTGGTCATCGAGAGCGGCGACTTCGTGGCCGTCGTCGGGAGCAACGGCTCGGGCAAGACCACGCTGTGCAAGGCGTTCAATGGGCTGATCCCGCACTTCTGGTCCGGCGACTTCAGCGGCACGGTCACCGTGGACGGCGTCGATACCCTGGACGCCTCGGTCGCGGCGCTCTCGCACCGCGTCGGATACGTCTACCAGGACTTCGGAAACCAGCTGGTCCGCCCGTCGGTGCGCGACGACGTCTGCTTCGGCCCGCTCAATTTCGGACTGCGCGATTTCGCGGCCCGCGCTGACGACGCCATGCGACTGCTCGGCATCGACCACCTCGCCGACCGGTACATCTGGGAACTGTCCGGCGGGCAGCAGCATCTGACGGCGCTGGCGGGCGTGCTCGCGATGGAACCGGCCGTCATCGTGGTCGACGAGCCGGTCGCCGAGCTCGACCCGGCGCGGGCCGAGGAAACCTACCGGATGCTGGCGCGGATCAACGCCGAGCGCGGAACGACCATCGTCGTGATCGAACACCACGCGGAGTTCATCGCCAGGTACGCCCGCAGCGTGGTACTCATGGCCGGCGGCACCGTGCACTGGCACCTGCCGGTGCGCGAAGCACTCTCGCGCACCGGCGAATTGGCCGGGCACGGCATCCCCGCACCGCAGGTCATCGCCGCCGTCGCGCGGCTGGCGCCCGGCGCCGAGGCACCGCTCACCGTCGAAGAGGCGCACCACGCCCTGGTCGCGGCGGGCACGACCCCTCTGGAATCCCGCACCGTCCGCGCCGAAACCAGCGAGGACACCGCGGCGGCCCCCGTCGTGGCTTCACTCACCGCGGTCGGGCACGGATACCGCGACGTGCACGGGTCGCGCTCGACCGTGCTCGACGAGGTGAGTGTGTGCCTGCGCGAAGGGGAACGGATCGCGGTGGTCGGTTCCAACGGGGCGGGCAAGTCGACCCTGCTTCGGCTGCTCACCGGACTCATCGTGCCCAGAACCGGAACCGTCGAGGTCAACGGCATCGACACGCGCACCGTGCGGCCCGCCCAACTCGCCGATCAGGTGTGTTACCTCTATCAGCACCCCGAGCAGATGTTCCTGAAAGACTCTGTGCGCGAAGAGATCTCAATGTTCCCCACCCAGCGCAAACGAGCAGGGACCGCCGCGTTGGTCGAGCGGGTGCTCGACCAGCTGCGGCTGACCGAACTCGCCGACCGCGACGGGCGCACCCTGTCCGGCGGGCAGCAACGGCGGGTCACCCTGGGCATCGGCCTGGCCATGAGTCCCACGCTGCTGCTGCTCGACGAACCCACGTCCAGCCTGGACGTGGGTACCCGCCACGATGTCACCGGCATGCTCGACACCCTCTCCGAGAACATCCGGTGCGTGGTGACCGCCACCCACGACATGCAACTCGTCGCCGAGTGGGCTACCCGGGTGCTGGTGCTCGACGGCGGCCGCATCATCGCCGACACCACCCCCGCCGCGCTGTTCGACGACCCCGAACTCACCGACGCGGTACGCCTGGTCCCGCCGCAGATCAGCCTGCTCGGCCGGGTACTCGGCATCCACCCGCCGCCGCTGTCGGTGGACGCGCTCGTCGCCGCGTGCACACCGGCCGACCTGATCGGAGCCGAGAAATGA
- a CDS encoding cell division protein FtsQ, whose translation MNVTRSRTLPRPQDMTSAQKLMVFVLSMTLFGLANILTEVLPEFKVGPVELSVSYLAFVPVVMVSLFNPLYAALGAPLGEIVFVDLLMGNFSGIGEVEGYLQLATGLYVAGSLVRDPRRKWQVATAAIIAVTIDKGIGGMVDVAKVWIGVEDAEYVEGLPESILLLEGFAFTTDLLISGVLFGAIPAAYLAARLYGKIEPLMGMRPRDPNEPLADRARPSAAFIGLGVFLMLGSAVLALLEAADVQFGVWEPDFLDQYGPGFLWIGVAAALLVFGGIVLAARAVARESRQQRKD comes from the coding sequence ATGAACGTCACCCGTTCCCGCACCCTGCCCCGCCCCCAGGACATGACCTCAGCGCAGAAGCTGATGGTGTTCGTCCTGTCGATGACCCTGTTCGGGCTCGCCAACATCCTCACCGAGGTACTGCCCGAGTTCAAGGTCGGCCCTGTCGAACTGTCGGTCTCCTATCTGGCGTTCGTCCCGGTCGTCATGGTCAGCCTGTTCAACCCGCTCTACGCCGCCTTGGGCGCACCCCTCGGCGAGATCGTCTTCGTCGATCTGCTGATGGGCAACTTCTCCGGAATCGGTGAGGTGGAAGGTTATCTCCAGCTCGCCACCGGCCTGTACGTCGCCGGTTCGCTGGTGCGTGATCCCCGGCGCAAGTGGCAGGTGGCCACCGCGGCCATCATCGCGGTCACGATCGACAAGGGCATCGGCGGCATGGTCGATGTCGCCAAGGTCTGGATCGGTGTCGAGGACGCCGAGTACGTGGAAGGCCTGCCGGAATCCATTCTGCTGCTGGAGGGCTTCGCCTTCACCACGGATCTGCTGATCAGCGGCGTACTCTTCGGCGCCATCCCGGCCGCGTATCTGGCCGCCCGCCTCTACGGCAAGATCGAGCCGCTGATGGGCATGCGCCCCAGGGATCCGAACGAGCCGCTCGCCGACCGGGCGCGGCCCAGCGCGGCCTTCATCGGCCTCGGTGTGTTCCTGATGCTCGGCTCGGCGGTCCTGGCGCTGCTGGAAGCCGCCGACGTGCAGTTCGGTGTCTGGGAGCCGGACTTCCTCGACCAGTACGGACCCGGCTTCCTCTGGATCGGTGTGGCGGCAGCCCTGCTCGTGTTCGGCGGCATCGTGCTCGCCGCGCGGGCGGTGGCACGCGAGTCCCGCCAACAGCGGAAGGACTGA